A single region of the Nisaea sediminum genome encodes:
- a CDS encoding VOC family protein: protein MIKGLHHNAYRCRDSEETRAFYEDFLGLPLVHAFEIKETKSGRPTSTLHSFYKMEDGSALAFFEAPDRPFEFKEQHDFDLHIALEVGMDELKAMYEKGKKAGIETRGIADHGFIDSIYFRDPNGYVIELTAKREGHDEAMDGSDGHAHSALQEWQAKKANA from the coding sequence ATGATCAAAGGGCTTCACCACAACGCCTATCGCTGCCGCGATTCCGAGGAAACCCGAGCCTTCTACGAGGATTTTCTGGGCCTGCCGTTGGTGCATGCCTTCGAGATCAAGGAAACCAAGAGCGGGCGCCCGACCAGCACGCTGCATTCCTTCTACAAGATGGAAGACGGCTCCGCCCTTGCCTTTTTCGAAGCCCCGGACCGGCCCTTCGAGTTCAAGGAACAGCACGATTTCGACCTGCATATCGCGCTTGAGGTCGGCATGGATGAACTAAAGGCGATGTATGAAAAGGGTAAGAAGGCCGGGATCGAGACCCGAGGCATTGCCGATCACGGCTTCATCGACTCAATCTATTTCCGTGATCCGAACGGCTACGTCATAGAGCTGACCGCCAAGCGCGAGGGCCATGACGAAGCAATGGACGGCAGCGACGGTCACGCCCATTCTGCCCTGCAGGAATGGCAGGCGAAGAAGGCGAACGCCTGA
- a CDS encoding cysteine hydrolase family protein, whose amino-acid sequence MKTALIVIDMQLGSFTPYSARHDTLGTVERINALARMVREKGMPVVFVQHDGPEGDPHHPDAEGWHMLPELEVGPEDLMVRKTSCDAFLGTGLAEILESEDVGRVIVTGCASDYCIDTTVRAALARGIPTVVPSDGHTTAERPHLSAEKIIEHHNSIWSDFLSPIGPASVLPSAEIKLD is encoded by the coding sequence ATGAAGACCGCCTTGATCGTGATCGACATGCAGCTCGGATCCTTCACGCCCTATTCCGCGCGGCACGATACGCTGGGCACAGTCGAACGCATCAATGCGCTTGCGCGAATGGTGCGGGAAAAAGGCATGCCGGTCGTCTTCGTGCAGCATGATGGGCCGGAGGGGGATCCCCATCATCCGGATGCGGAAGGCTGGCACATGCTGCCGGAGCTGGAGGTGGGCCCGGAAGATCTGATGGTCCGGAAGACATCCTGCGATGCCTTTCTCGGAACCGGTCTTGCCGAAATCCTTGAGTCGGAAGACGTCGGGCGCGTGATCGTAACCGGGTGCGCCTCCGACTACTGTATCGACACTACGGTGCGCGCCGCCCTCGCGCGGGGAATCCCGACCGTCGTGCCATCCGACGGACACACAACGGCTGAACGGCCGCATCTGTCGGCGGAGAAGATCATCGAGCACCACAATTCGATCTGGTCTGATTTTCTCTCGCCGATCGGTCCAGCCTCGGTGTTGCCTTCGGCGGAGATCAAGCTCGACTGA
- a CDS encoding CaiB/BaiF CoA transferase family protein yields MSAPRPLGGRRVLDLTNVLAGPFCCHQLAHLGAEVIKVEVPGSGDLARQLGSDPALNEALMGVSFLAQNAGKRSITLNLKSEAGKQAFLKLVATADVLVENFRPGVMDRLGLGFGRLKTVRSDLVYCAISGFGQDGPMRDLPAYDQIVQGLSGIMSITGAPDTAPYRVGFPVADTIGGLTAAMAVSAALAEKDRTEPRFIDVAMLEAVLATMGWAVSNYLIAGNPPRPLGNDNVTASPSGTFETADGLLNIAANKQEQFEAVCRIVDREELIADPRFATRLARLENRTELAAALTDALLAEDAASWETKLNAAGVPAGRVMSVPEILAAPQIAGRGLVESFAAVPGAGRDISVVVPGVKIDGAAPRVDAPPPVLGAQTDEILNDLGYGAEEIARLRAEGAI; encoded by the coding sequence ATGTCGGCTCCGAGGCCTTTGGGGGGAAGGCGGGTTCTCGACCTCACCAACGTGCTGGCGGGGCCGTTCTGCTGTCACCAGCTCGCCCATCTCGGGGCCGAGGTGATCAAGGTGGAGGTGCCGGGCAGCGGCGATCTCGCGCGCCAGCTCGGCTCCGACCCGGCCCTGAACGAGGCTTTGATGGGCGTCTCGTTCCTCGCCCAGAACGCGGGTAAGCGTTCCATCACGCTGAATCTGAAGTCGGAGGCCGGAAAGCAGGCCTTCCTCAAGCTGGTCGCGACGGCGGACGTGCTGGTCGAGAATTTCCGCCCCGGTGTCATGGACCGGCTCGGGCTCGGCTTCGGGCGGCTCAAGACCGTGCGGAGCGACCTTGTCTATTGCGCGATCTCGGGGTTCGGCCAGGACGGGCCGATGCGCGATCTGCCGGCCTACGATCAGATCGTCCAGGGCCTCTCAGGTATCATGAGCATTACGGGCGCACCGGACACGGCGCCTTACCGGGTGGGCTTCCCCGTCGCCGACACGATCGGCGGCCTGACGGCGGCGATGGCGGTGTCCGCGGCGCTGGCGGAAAAAGACCGGACCGAACCGCGCTTCATCGACGTCGCAATGCTGGAAGCGGTGCTGGCGACCATGGGATGGGCGGTCTCGAACTATCTGATCGCCGGCAATCCTCCGCGCCCGCTCGGCAACGACAATGTGACAGCCAGTCCGTCGGGCACTTTCGAGACCGCCGACGGATTGCTGAACATCGCGGCCAATAAACAGGAACAGTTCGAGGCGGTCTGCCGAATTGTCGATCGGGAAGAACTGATCGCGGATCCGCGTTTCGCGACCCGGCTGGCACGGCTGGAAAACCGGACGGAACTGGCGGCTGCTCTGACGGACGCACTCTTGGCGGAAGACGCGGCGAGCTGGGAGACGAAGCTGAATGCGGCTGGGGTGCCAGCCGGGCGGGTCATGTCGGTCCCCGAGATACTCGCGGCGCCGCAGATCGCCGGCAGGGGGCTTGTCGAGAGTTTCGCCGCGGTTCCGGGTGCCGGGAGAGATATCAGCGTGGTGGTCCCCGGCGTGAAGATTGACGGGGCGGCGCCACGCGTCGATGCGCCACCGCCCGTGCTCGGTGCCCAGACGGACGAGATCCTGAACGACCTCGGTTACGGTGCGGAGGAGATCGCGCGGCTGAGGGCCGAGGGAGCGATATGA
- a CDS encoding DMT family transporter — MTGPKADGIAAVFYGNAYIMLALTTAMWGGNAIAGKLAIGEVSPMALVVLRWAGVVLLMGVVSRRKVMAEWPVMRQRIWFLCALGALGFTLFNGLFYVAAHYTVAINMGILQGGIPVFVLVGALAVYRTPVSAVQAAGVLLTMIGIALIASRGDLERLAALEFNRGDILMVAACALYAGYTVALRKRPNVSGLAMFTVMAGAAFVTAIPLAGIEIYLGQFQWPTLKGWGIVLFVTLFPSFLAQIFFLRGVDLVGPGRAGVWVNLVPIYASVFAVAILGEDFAWFHAAALVFVMGGIALANRTKA; from the coding sequence ATGACGGGGCCGAAAGCAGATGGCATCGCGGCCGTCTTCTACGGGAACGCGTATATCATGCTCGCGCTGACCACGGCGATGTGGGGCGGCAACGCGATCGCGGGCAAGCTCGCCATCGGCGAAGTTTCGCCCATGGCGCTGGTCGTGCTGCGCTGGGCGGGCGTGGTCCTGCTCATGGGCGTGGTCTCGCGCCGGAAGGTGATGGCCGAATGGCCGGTGATGCGTCAGCGCATCTGGTTCCTCTGCGCCCTCGGCGCCCTAGGCTTCACGCTCTTCAACGGTCTCTTCTACGTGGCGGCGCACTACACCGTCGCGATCAACATGGGCATCCTCCAGGGCGGTATCCCGGTCTTCGTTCTCGTCGGCGCGCTCGCCGTCTACCGGACGCCGGTATCCGCCGTGCAGGCTGCCGGTGTGCTGCTGACCATGATCGGCATCGCGCTCATCGCCTCGCGGGGCGACCTCGAGCGGCTTGCGGCGCTCGAATTCAACCGCGGCGACATCCTCATGGTCGCGGCCTGCGCGCTCTATGCCGGCTACACGGTCGCTCTGCGCAAGCGCCCGAACGTCTCCGGCCTCGCCATGTTCACGGTCATGGCCGGCGCCGCTTTCGTGACCGCCATCCCGCTTGCCGGGATCGAGATCTATCTCGGCCAATTCCAGTGGCCGACCCTGAAAGGCTGGGGAATCGTTCTCTTCGTGACGCTCTTCCCGTCCTTCCTCGCGCAGATCTTCTTCCTCCGCGGCGTTGACCTGGTCGGTCCGGGCCGCGCGGGGGTCTGGGTCAATCTCGTGCCGATCTACGCCTCGGTCTTTGCGGTGGCGATCCTTGGGGAGGATTTTGCGTGGTTCCACGCGGCGGCGCTGGTCTTCGTGATGGGCGGCATCGCGCTCGCGAACCGCACCAAGGCCTGA
- the upp gene encoding uracil phosphoribosyltransferase has protein sequence MSAQPVTVVDHPLVQHKLTIMRKADTATAKFRHLLKEIAHLLCYEVLRDLSLETVEIETPLETMMAPRLEGKKLCFVSILRAGNGLLDGMLELVPSARVGHIGLYRDPKTLQPVEYYLKLPEHRDERLFIVVDPMLATGNSAVAAIERLRNAGATNIKFVCLLAAPEGIETFQKALPDVPIFTAAIDRELNDHGYIMPGLGDAGDRMYGTK, from the coding sequence GTGAGCGCACAACCCGTCACCGTCGTCGATCATCCGCTGGTCCAGCACAAGCTGACCATCATGCGAAAGGCCGACACGGCCACCGCGAAGTTCCGTCATCTCCTGAAGGAGATCGCGCACCTGCTCTGTTACGAGGTGCTGCGGGATCTCAGCTTGGAGACCGTCGAGATCGAGACCCCGCTCGAGACCATGATGGCGCCGCGTCTGGAGGGAAAGAAACTCTGCTTCGTCTCCATCCTGCGCGCGGGCAACGGGTTGCTCGACGGTATGCTGGAACTGGTGCCGTCCGCCCGGGTCGGCCATATCGGCCTCTACCGCGATCCGAAGACGCTGCAGCCGGTGGAATATTATCTGAAGCTGCCGGAGCATCGCGACGAGCGGCTCTTCATCGTGGTCGACCCGATGCTGGCGACCGGCAACTCCGCCGTCGCCGCGATCGAGCGGCTGCGCAATGCCGGCGCGACCAACATCAAGTTCGTCTGCCTGTTGGCCGCGCCCGAAGGCATCGAGACCTTCCAGAAGGCGCTGCCGGACGTGCCGATCTTCACCGCCGCGATCGACCGCGAACTGAACGATCACGGTTACATCATGCCCGGCCTCGGCGATGCCGGGGACCGCATGTACGGCACCAAGTAG